The genomic segment GTTGCTGTTGCTGTTGCTGTTGCTGTTGCTGTTGCTGTTGCTGTTGCTGTTGCTGTTGCTGTTGCTGTTGCTGTTGCTGTTGCTGTTGCTGTTGCTGTTGCTGTTGCTGTTGCTGTTGCTGTTGCTGTTGCTGTTGCTGTTGCTGTTGCTGTTGCTGTTGCTGTTGCTGTTGCTGTTGCTGTTGTTTGAGGGCCTGTTCCACGATCGCTAAATTTTTCTGGGCAGCGGTAAAATTAGGATTGTTTTCAATCAGCGTTCGATAAATATCGATTGCCTTTTGATATTGGCCATCCTGCGCGTAAGCGTTGGCTAAATTATAGCGTGCATTGGGGTCATGCTGACCTTGTAATGCTTGGATCGCAGCAGAATATTGGCCGTCTCGATAATAGGACAAACCTTTCCATTGCGGGTCGTGAAATTGCTCTGCGGCGTGTGAATATCGCTGCTGTTCGAAAGCCTGCATCGCCATTTGATCGTCATTGTAAAAGGCTGCGGCCTGAACTGGGCTAGGGAACCAAGCCTGAGTACAAATGGCCACGAGGGTTAAAACCAGGCCTTTGCGAAATAGCAAGGCCGCCAATAGGCCGATGAGAGGTAATAAGTAGATGCCGCTGTTGAGGTCTGATTGCTGCTCACCCAGTGCAGACGCGCCTTTGAAATCCTCGTTATTAGACCAATCGATCAGCTGTTGTACGTCTTGATTATCGGCGCGAATGGGGACGACGATACCGCCTTGCTCACTGGCTAAGGTGCGTAAGTTGTCCACCTTGGGCTTGGCAATGACGGTTTGACCATTTTGTGACGTAGCGAGCTCACCTGAGGGCAATGGAATTGGGGCACCGTCCGCGGTCGCTGTCATGAGAACCGATAGGCGATAATGATGATTCGCCAACAGATCCAAACTTTGCTTGAGACTGCGATCACTGAGCTGATCGGTGATCAAAATAATACTGCCATTGGCTTGCCCGGTTTGTTTTAGTAAATCAATCGCTTCTGCAAGGCCTTTGTCGGCCTCATCGCCCTGAGAGGGCATCAGAGCGGGAGACAGAGGCTCAATTAAATTTTTTAATGTCCGACTGTCTGAGGTCATAGGGCTTAGTGTATAGCCTTGATCAGAATACACCACAAGCCCAGTACTGCCTTCTTGCCAATATGGAAGCATGTCTAATGCTTTATATTTAGCTTGTTCGAGTCGGCTTGGGCTTAGATCTTTGGCATACATTGATGGAGACATGCTGATGACAACGACTCGTGCACTGCTTAAGGAGAAATTGGCGGTCGTTTGTTTTTGCCAACTTGGACCGGCGAGAGCCAGGGTCATGAGTATCCATATCGCCATCCACAGTCTCACGGAGGTGGTTTTGTTCGGTAAGACCGATTGCAGGTGTTTGGCCAGATGTGGGGCCAACCACGTCGACTGAGTGCGGCGGTTGAGGTAAAAAGCAAACAGTGGCAACCACAATAAATTGAGTAGCCAATAAGGTGAAAGGAAGTGAAAGGCCGTCATTAATGCAATCTCCGCCAAGCAAAAACAATCAAGGAAAGAACTAAAGACGCCGCGAGTGGATAGTGAAACCAATCGGTTTGTGGCCGCCATGTTTGACTCTGCCCTGTCACGGGTTCGAGTTGATTGATGGTGTTGTAAATCTGCTCGAGATCTTCGGTATCTCTTGCTCTAAAGTACTGACCGCCCGTTAGGTCGGCCACTTGTTGCAAGGTCTTTTCATCCAAATCTTCAGCCGTGTTGACTTTGCGGGTCATGAAAAATTGTTTGACCAACATTTCTCCTGCACCTAAGCCAACAGTGTAAATCGTGGCGTGGTATTTTTTAGCTAATTGCGCGGCTTCGTTCGGTGAGAGGACGCCGGCGTTATTGCTGCCATCACTTAAAA from the Vibrio sp. HB236076 genome contains:
- a CDS encoding VWA domain-containing protein, whose product is MTAFHFLSPYWLLNLLWLPLFAFYLNRRTQSTWLAPHLAKHLQSVLPNKTTSVRLWMAIWILMTLALAGPSWQKQTTANFSLSSARVVVISMSPSMYAKDLSPSRLEQAKYKALDMLPYWQEGSTGLVVYSDQGYTLSPMTSDSRTLKNLIEPLSPALMPSQGDEADKGLAEAIDLLKQTGQANGSIILITDQLSDRSLKQSLDLLANHHYRLSVLMTATADGAPIPLPSGELATSQNGQTVIAKPKVDNLRTLASEQGGIVVPIRADNQDVQQLIDWSNNEDFKGASALGEQQSDLNSGIYLLPLIGLLAALLFRKGLVLTLVAICTQAWFPSPVQAAAFYNDDQMAMQAFEQQRYSHAAEQFHDPQWKGLSYYRDGQYSAAIQALQGQHDPNARYNLANAYAQDGQYQKAIDIYRTLIENNPNFTAAQKNLAIVEQALKQQQQQQQQQQQQQQQQQQQQQQQQQQQQQQQQQQQQQQQQQQQQQQQQQQQQQQQQQQQQQQQQQQQQQQQQKSAPQNQRSQAQSANNGTALSPKKRQSEQLPNSPETQRQSQIPKESQQDAKGQKDHQQAVRSRQDNPADPELKRLQAVENARDPAGLIRAELRLQAQQKLAESKQ